The Candidatus Manganitrophus noduliformans genome includes a window with the following:
- a CDS encoding aspartate-semialdehyde dehydrogenase has protein sequence MALQKKNAYHVAVMGATGVVGQEMVEILEERQFPVEALHLFASERSAGSTLTFRNKDIVVRKLSEEVFNGIDIVLGATGGDLSKKFSPHAVKAGAVVIDNSSAFRMEPAVPLVVPEVNGHTLANHRGIIANPNCSTAQLVMALKPLHDAARIKRVIVTTYQSVSGTGKEAMQELMEQTRALMNFQEVECKVYPQQIAFNCIVNWDADPETGYTEEETKIVNETKKIMGDDAIRITATTTRVPVFRAHCEAVNIETEKKLLPNEARALLSAFPGVVVMDDPGRKLYPTPLDAAGQDDVYVGRVREDRSVPNGLNLWVVGDNLRKGAALNAVQIAEALIR, from the coding sequence ATGGCGCTTCAGAAAAAGAACGCGTATCACGTCGCCGTCATGGGGGCGACGGGGGTTGTCGGACAGGAGATGGTCGAGATTTTGGAGGAGCGGCAGTTCCCGGTCGAGGCGCTCCATCTTTTTGCGTCGGAGCGGTCGGCCGGCTCCACCCTCACTTTTAGAAACAAAGACATCGTTGTCCGGAAACTGAGCGAAGAGGTTTTCAACGGGATCGACATCGTCCTCGGCGCGACCGGCGGCGACCTCAGCAAAAAGTTCTCCCCGCACGCGGTGAAGGCCGGCGCCGTGGTGATCGACAATTCGAGCGCCTTCCGGATGGAGCCGGCGGTCCCGCTCGTGGTGCCTGAGGTCAATGGCCACACCCTGGCAAACCATCGCGGCATCATCGCCAACCCCAACTGTTCCACAGCCCAGCTCGTCATGGCGCTCAAGCCGCTCCACGACGCCGCCCGGATCAAGCGGGTGATCGTGACGACCTATCAGTCGGTCTCCGGGACCGGGAAAGAGGCGATGCAGGAGCTGATGGAGCAGACGCGCGCCCTGATGAATTTCCAAGAGGTCGAATGCAAGGTCTACCCGCAGCAGATCGCCTTCAACTGCATCGTCAACTGGGATGCCGATCCGGAGACGGGGTATACCGAAGAAGAGACCAAGATCGTCAATGAGACGAAGAAGATCATGGGGGACGATGCGATCCGGATCACCGCCACGACGACCCGCGTCCCGGTCTTCCGCGCCCATTGCGAGGCGGTCAACATCGAAACCGAAAAGAAGCTTCTGCCGAACGAAGCGCGCGCGCTTCTCTCCGCCTTCCCCGGCGTGGTTGTGATGGACGATCCGGGCCGCAAGCTTTATCCCACCCCGCTCGATGCCGCCGGACAGGATGACGTTTACGTCGGCCGCGTGCGCGAAGACCGCTCCGTTCCGAACGGCCTGAATCTCTGGGTGGTCGGAGATAACCTGCGAAAGGGGGCGGCGCTCAACGCGGTGCAGATCGCCGAGGCGTTGATCCGATAA
- the leuB gene encoding 3-isopropylmalate dehydrogenase, with protein MTKAYKIAVLPGDGIGQEIVPQAVAVLETIGKKFGHRFEFQNAIVGGTAIDQFGKPLPEETLKLALEADAVLLGAVGGPKWEGLDYSIRPERALLGLREKLGLYANLRPAKLFPMLADASTLKREVIDGIDLLVVRELTGGIYFGKPRGVEKYEGGERGINTEVYTTPEIVRIAKVAFEVARKRRKKVMSVDKANVLEATELWRKVVTEVHKGYPDVALSHMYVDNCAMQLIRNPKQFDVLVTTNLFGDILSDEAAMLTGSIGMLPSASMGERADGKGLRGMYEPIHGSAPDIAGKDLANPIATILSAAMMLQYSFGLDKEGAAIEAAVVRVLEKGYRTADIYSEGTKKVGCVEMGRRILEELK; from the coding sequence ATGACAAAAGCATATAAAATCGCCGTTCTCCCTGGGGACGGGATCGGCCAGGAAATCGTTCCCCAGGCGGTGGCCGTCTTGGAGACCATCGGTAAAAAATTCGGACATCGGTTCGAATTTCAAAATGCCATCGTCGGCGGAACGGCGATCGATCAGTTCGGGAAGCCCCTTCCCGAGGAGACCCTCAAGTTGGCGCTTGAGGCCGATGCCGTTTTGCTCGGCGCCGTCGGGGGACCGAAATGGGAAGGGCTCGATTATTCGATTCGCCCCGAGCGGGCGCTGCTCGGATTGCGCGAGAAACTGGGACTCTATGCCAATCTCCGGCCGGCCAAGCTTTTTCCAATGCTCGCCGACGCGTCGACCCTCAAGCGGGAGGTGATCGACGGGATCGATCTGCTGGTGGTCCGCGAGCTGACCGGCGGGATCTATTTCGGCAAGCCGCGCGGGGTCGAGAAGTATGAAGGGGGCGAGCGGGGGATCAACACCGAAGTCTACACAACGCCGGAGATCGTCCGGATCGCCAAGGTCGCCTTCGAGGTCGCCCGGAAGCGGCGGAAGAAGGTGATGTCGGTCGACAAGGCCAATGTCTTGGAAGCGACCGAGCTTTGGCGCAAGGTCGTCACCGAAGTCCACAAGGGGTATCCCGATGTGGCGCTCAGCCATATGTACGTCGACAATTGCGCGATGCAGCTGATCCGAAACCCGAAGCAGTTCGATGTGTTGGTCACGACGAATCTCTTCGGGGATATCCTCTCCGATGAGGCGGCGATGTTGACCGGCTCGATCGGGATGCTCCCCTCCGCCAGCATGGGAGAGCGAGCGGATGGGAAGGGCCTGCGGGGGATGTACGAGCCGATTCATGGAAGCGCTCCCGACATCGCCGGGAAGGACCTCGCCAATCCGATCGCCACGATCCTCTCCGCCGCGATGATGCTGCAGTACTCCTTCGGGCTCGATAAAGAGGGGGCCGCCATCGAGGCGGCGGTGGTCCGGGTCCTGGAAAAAGGCTATCGGACGGCCGACATCTACTCCGAGGGGACGAAGAAAGTCGGATGCGTCGAGATGGGCCGCCGGATTTTGGAAGAACTCAAGTAA
- a CDS encoding 2-isopropylmalate synthase: MSRMIQIFDTTLRDGEQSPGASMNVEEKLSIARQLARLGVDIIEAGFAYSSPGDFEAVRTIANEIEGPTICSLARAKPADIDSAWEALKGGAKVRIHTFISTSDIHLKHQFRLTREEALKRAVEMVSHARGYVEDVEFSPMDATRSDETYLCEVLEAVIAAGAKTVNIPDTVGYAIPQDFGRLIEAIRKRVPNIDQSVISVHCHNDLGLAVANSIAAILAGAGQVECTINGIGERAGNASLEEVVMALRTRKDLFGADTKINTEEITKASRLVSKITGMMVQPNKAIVGANAFAHESGIHQDGLLKEKMTYEIMRPESVGAGKTHIVLGKHSGRHAFKKRLEEMGYHPNEAELDQAFERLKRLADQKKEIFEEDLETIITEEMDRPSETYKLIAIHVESGSEVTPTATVEMSIGETVRKMVGKGDGPVDAVYRTIAAITQTKSRLLSYNVKGITGGTDALGEVSVSIEEEGKTAMGHGADTDIIIASARAYLNALNKLAARAARGGKTEPKVGLI, encoded by the coding sequence ATGTCACGGATGATTCAAATTTTCGACACCACCCTCCGGGATGGAGAGCAATCTCCCGGCGCCAGCATGAACGTCGAGGAAAAGCTCTCGATCGCCAGGCAGCTGGCCCGATTGGGGGTCGATATCATCGAAGCCGGATTCGCCTACAGCTCCCCCGGCGACTTTGAAGCGGTCCGGACGATTGCCAACGAGATCGAGGGGCCGACCATCTGCAGCCTCGCGCGCGCCAAGCCGGCCGACATCGACAGCGCCTGGGAAGCGCTGAAAGGAGGGGCAAAGGTCCGGATTCACACCTTCATCTCCACCTCCGACATTCATCTGAAGCATCAGTTCCGGCTCACGCGGGAGGAGGCGCTCAAACGCGCGGTCGAGATGGTCTCGCACGCGCGCGGCTACGTCGAGGATGTCGAATTCTCCCCGATGGACGCCACCCGCTCCGACGAAACCTATCTCTGTGAAGTTTTGGAGGCGGTCATCGCCGCGGGGGCTAAGACGGTGAATATCCCCGACACGGTCGGCTACGCGATCCCGCAAGACTTCGGGCGGCTGATCGAAGCGATCCGCAAGCGGGTTCCCAATATCGATCAGTCGGTCATCTCCGTCCACTGCCATAATGATCTGGGGCTGGCGGTGGCCAACTCCATCGCCGCCATTTTGGCTGGGGCCGGACAGGTGGAGTGCACGATCAACGGCATCGGCGAGCGGGCCGGGAACGCCTCGCTCGAAGAGGTCGTGATGGCGCTTAGGACCCGCAAAGATCTCTTCGGCGCCGATACGAAGATCAATACCGAAGAGATCACCAAGGCGAGCCGTCTGGTCAGCAAGATCACCGGGATGATGGTTCAGCCGAACAAGGCGATCGTCGGCGCCAACGCCTTCGCGCACGAGTCGGGGATTCATCAAGACGGGCTGCTCAAGGAGAAGATGACCTACGAAATCATGCGGCCCGAGTCGGTGGGGGCCGGCAAGACCCATATCGTTCTCGGCAAGCACTCCGGCCGCCACGCCTTCAAAAAGCGGCTGGAAGAGATGGGCTATCATCCGAACGAGGCCGAGCTCGACCAGGCGTTCGAGCGGCTCAAGCGTCTCGCCGATCAGAAGAAGGAGATCTTCGAAGAGGACCTCGAGACGATCATCACGGAAGAGATGGACCGCCCCTCCGAAACTTATAAGCTCATCGCGATTCATGTGGAGAGCGGGAGTGAGGTCACCCCCACCGCCACGGTCGAGATGTCGATCGGGGAGACCGTCCGCAAGATGGTCGGCAAGGGGGACGGTCCGGTCGATGCCGTGTATCGGACGATCGCGGCGATCACCCAGACGAAGAGCCGTCTTCTCTCGTACAACGTCAAGGGGATCACCGGCGGGACCGACGCATTGGGCGAAGTGTCGGTCTCGATCGAAGAAGAGGGGAAAACCGCCATGGGACACGGCGCCGACACCGATATCATCATCGCCTCGGCCCGGGCGTATCTCAATGCCCTGAACAAACTCGCCGCGCGCGCCGCACGCGGGGGGAAGACCGAGCCGAAAGTGGGATTAATCTAG
- the pssA gene encoding CDP-diacylglycerol--serine O-phosphatidyltransferase, whose protein sequence is MNQKKRPEMKELRRKGIYIIPNLFTSGNLFCGVFAIIAVFNAEYVMAAIAILVASIFDTLDGKLARLTKTTSRFGVEYDSLADLVSFGVAPGLLIYSWALSGYGRLGWVAVFLFIVCGALRLARFNVQVSGPESTDFVGLPIPAAASLIATLVMLDSYILHFGKEIRPALTLAVTYMLAFLMVSNIRYRSFKKFNLKDRKPFGVLVSLVLVLLILVTAPQVMLFSLFAIYVLSGITEKPVVALYNRLSKKTGEAPPPAGEGVEDIEDKEIYLKN, encoded by the coding sequence ATGAATCAGAAAAAAAGGCCGGAAATGAAAGAGCTGAGACGGAAGGGGATCTATATTATTCCGAACCTCTTCACCAGCGGAAACCTCTTCTGCGGCGTTTTCGCGATTATCGCCGTCTTCAACGCCGAGTATGTCATGGCCGCCATCGCCATTTTGGTCGCTTCGATCTTCGACACTTTAGACGGCAAACTCGCCCGTCTTACCAAAACGACCAGCCGGTTCGGCGTCGAATACGACTCGCTGGCCGATCTGGTCTCCTTCGGCGTGGCCCCCGGTCTTTTGATTTACTCCTGGGCTTTAAGCGGTTACGGCCGCCTCGGCTGGGTCGCGGTCTTTCTCTTCATCGTCTGCGGCGCGCTCCGACTTGCCCGTTTTAACGTCCAGGTTTCCGGCCCGGAATCGACCGACTTCGTCGGGCTGCCGATTCCGGCGGCGGCAAGCCTGATCGCCACCCTGGTCATGCTCGACAGTTATATTCTCCACTTTGGCAAAGAGATCCGTCCCGCGTTGACCCTGGCGGTCACCTATATGCTCGCCTTCTTAATGGTCAGCAATATCCGTTATCGCAGCTTCAAAAAGTTCAACCTGAAGGATCGAAAGCCGTTCGGCGTTTTGGTCAGCCTGGTCCTGGTCCTTTTAATTCTGGTGACCGCTCCTCAGGTCATGCTCTTCTCCCTCTTCGCAATCTATGTCCTCTCAGGAATCACTGAGAAACCGGTCGTCGCCCTCTACAACCGCCTTTCCAAGAAGACGGGCGAAGCGCCTCCCCCCGCCGGCGAAGGGGTCGAGGATATCGAGGACAAGGAGATTTACCTTAAAAACTAA
- a CDS encoding phosphatidylserine decarboxylase family protein, with protein MTEETQFPIAKEGFIFIAGGALSTLLGGLFLGRAAGWFFGALTLFCLWFFRDPRRSVPQAEGALVSPADGKIVDISRTEEGRFLNKPAIKISIFLNVFNVHINRVPVAGKVIGVFYNAGRFFAANVPKASLENEQNAVVLETPAGKRVVCIQIAGLIARRIVCWIQEGSVLNRGERFGLIRFGSRVDLFLPIETEIRVSMGQKVRGGETILGILR; from the coding sequence ATGACAGAAGAAACACAATTTCCGATCGCAAAAGAAGGCTTCATATTTATTGCAGGCGGGGCGCTCTCGACCCTGCTGGGGGGGCTCTTCCTCGGTCGAGCGGCAGGGTGGTTCTTCGGGGCGCTGACCCTTTTTTGCCTCTGGTTTTTTAGAGATCCGCGTCGATCTGTTCCGCAAGCCGAAGGGGCGCTGGTCTCTCCGGCCGACGGAAAGATCGTCGATATCTCAAGGACGGAAGAAGGGCGGTTTCTCAATAAACCGGCGATCAAGATCAGCATCTTCCTCAATGTTTTTAATGTCCACATCAACCGGGTTCCCGTCGCCGGAAAAGTGATCGGCGTTTTTTACAACGCCGGACGTTTCTTCGCGGCGAACGTGCCGAAAGCTTCGCTGGAGAATGAGCAAAACGCGGTTGTGTTGGAAACGCCGGCCGGAAAACGGGTTGTCTGCATTCAAATCGCAGGACTGATCGCGCGGCGGATCGTCTGCTGGATTCAAGAAGGAAGCGTTTTAAATCGGGGCGAGCGATTCGGCCTGATCCGTTTCGGCTCCCGCGTCGACCTCTTTCTCCCGATCGAAACGGAAATTCGCGTCTCCATGGGACAAAAGGTCCGGGGAGGCGAAACCATTCTAGGAATTTTAAGATGA
- the ilvC gene encoding ketol-acid reductoisomerase yields the protein MKIYYDQDADASLLREKQIAIVGYGSQGHAHALNLMDSGLKVVIGLREGRSWDKAARAGLKVMPVADAVKSSEIVMILTPDEVAGDLYQNEIAPNLKTGAYVAFAHGFNIHFGQVVPREDINVFMVAPKGPGHLVRSEFTKGSGVPSLIAIHQDPSKQTKAIALAYAKGIGGTRAGVLETNFREETETDLFGEQAVLCGGLTSLITAGYETLIEAGYSPEMAYFECLHEVKLIVDLVYEGGISNMRYSISNTARYGDLTRGPRIITDETKKEMKKILNEIQSGQFAKEWILENRARRPVFNALAKKGEAHPIEQVGERLRAMMPWLKKDRLVDRSKN from the coding sequence ATGAAAATTTATTACGATCAAGATGCCGATGCCTCCCTGTTGAGAGAGAAACAGATCGCCATTGTCGGATATGGCAGCCAGGGACACGCCCACGCTTTGAACCTCATGGACAGCGGGCTGAAGGTCGTCATCGGTTTGCGCGAAGGGCGTTCCTGGGACAAAGCGGCGCGTGCCGGACTCAAGGTCATGCCGGTCGCCGACGCGGTGAAATCGTCCGAGATCGTCATGATCCTCACCCCCGATGAAGTCGCCGGTGATCTCTACCAGAACGAGATCGCCCCCAATCTCAAGACCGGGGCTTATGTGGCGTTTGCCCATGGATTTAATATCCATTTCGGACAGGTCGTCCCCCGCGAGGATATCAACGTCTTCATGGTGGCGCCCAAGGGACCGGGGCACCTGGTGCGCTCGGAATTTACAAAGGGAAGCGGCGTCCCAAGCCTAATTGCGATCCATCAAGATCCTTCAAAGCAGACCAAGGCGATCGCCCTCGCTTATGCCAAAGGAATCGGCGGGACGCGGGCCGGCGTTCTGGAGACGAACTTCCGGGAGGAGACCGAGACCGATCTTTTCGGAGAGCAGGCCGTTCTCTGCGGTGGATTGACTTCCCTGATTACGGCCGGGTATGAGACCCTCATTGAGGCCGGCTATTCTCCGGAGATGGCCTACTTCGAATGCCTGCATGAGGTGAAGCTCATCGTCGATTTGGTTTATGAGGGCGGCATCTCGAACATGCGCTACTCGATCTCGAATACGGCCCGCTACGGCGACCTGACGCGGGGGCCGCGGATCATCACCGACGAAACCAAAAAAGAGATGAAGAAGATCCTCAACGAGATCCAGAGCGGCCAGTTCGCCAAGGAGTGGATCCTGGAGAACAGGGCGCGAAGACCGGTCTTCAACGCCCTTGCAAAGAAAGGGGAGGCCCATCCGATCGAGCAGGTCGGTGAGCGGCTTCGTGCCATGATGCCTTGGCTCAAGAAAGATCGGCTGGTCGATCGGAGCAAGAACTAA
- the ilvN gene encoding acetolactate synthase small subunit — translation MQHIISVLVENKFGVLSRVSGLFSGRGFNIESLSVGPTLDPTVSMMTIVTQGDDRIIEQITKQLNKLVDVIKVVDLTEKEYVERETALIKINTREQDRAEALRVADIFRAKIVDSTPNTYTIEITGDVQKIDAIINLLRPLGIKELIRTGRIAIAREEIKTISSKEEREKKMVSK, via the coding sequence ATGCAGCATATTATTTCCGTTTTGGTCGAGAATAAATTCGGCGTTCTCTCCCGCGTCTCCGGCCTTTTTTCAGGCCGGGGCTTCAACATCGAAAGCCTCTCCGTGGGGCCGACGCTTGATCCGACGGTCTCCATGATGACCATCGTGACGCAGGGAGACGACCGGATCATCGAGCAGATCACCAAACAGCTGAACAAACTCGTCGATGTGATCAAGGTGGTCGATCTCACGGAAAAAGAGTATGTTGAGCGGGAGACCGCGCTCATCAAAATCAACACCCGCGAGCAGGACCGCGCCGAAGCGCTCCGGGTCGCCGATATCTTTCGGGCAAAAATCGTCGACTCCACGCCGAACACCTATACGATCGAAATTACCGGCGATGTGCAAAAAATTGACGCGATCATCAACCTGCTCCGGCCGCTCGGGATCAAGGAGTTGATTCGAACCGGCCGGATCGCCATCGCCCGGGAAGAGATCAAGACCATCTCCTCGAAAGAAGAACGAGAGAAAAAGATGGTATCAAAATAG
- the ilvB gene encoding biosynthetic-type acetolactate synthase large subunit, whose translation MKLSGSQILIECLKREGVQVVFAYPGGVNLPVFDVLYDEKDLQVVLCRHEQGGTHMAEGYARATGKPGVVLVTSGPGATNTVTGIVDAYMDSTPLVILTGQVPTKLIGNDAFQEADVVGITRPCTKYNILVKDVNDLAQAIKEAFYIATSGRPGPVLVDLPKDVVLAKTEFKYPDKVYIRSYSPVYKGNKWQIKQAAQEILKAKKPVIYAGGGVLSSDAHQELRELAEITKIPVTLTLMGLGAFPGTHPQFLGMLGMHGTYWANMSIHNSDLIIAVGSRFDDRVTGRVADFAPNARIIHIDIDPTSIHKNLAVHVPIVGDAKLVLRELNQLLRTSGNGNLGQHQPWMEQIEAWKKEHPLAYEQGNKIIKPQYVIDKIYEATQGNAIITTDVGQHQMWSAQFYKFNRPRTFINSGGLGTMGYGLPAAIGAQCAYPDEQVVCIAGDGGIVMNIQELATAVQYKLPVKVAIINNKYLGMVRQWQQLFYDGRYSSSFMGDSPDFVKLAEAFGAVGLRATEVSEVDDVLKEGLAASGPVVIDFQVDQEENCYPMIPAGAAINEMVFSDPDKGSKKAKGQKQEEKADGVLTA comes from the coding sequence ATGAAATTGTCGGGATCACAAATTCTGATTGAGTGCCTCAAGCGGGAGGGGGTCCAAGTTGTTTTTGCCTATCCGGGAGGGGTCAATCTTCCTGTCTTCGATGTTCTTTATGACGAAAAGGATCTCCAGGTCGTTCTCTGCCGGCATGAGCAGGGGGGAACACACATGGCGGAAGGATATGCGCGGGCGACAGGAAAGCCGGGCGTGGTTTTGGTGACCTCCGGTCCCGGCGCCACGAATACCGTCACCGGCATCGTCGACGCCTATATGGATTCAACCCCCTTGGTGATTCTGACGGGTCAGGTCCCGACGAAACTGATCGGCAATGATGCCTTCCAAGAGGCGGATGTGGTCGGCATCACCCGTCCCTGTACGAAGTACAATATTCTGGTGAAAGATGTAAACGATCTGGCCCAGGCGATTAAAGAGGCTTTTTACATCGCCACTTCCGGGAGACCCGGGCCGGTTTTGGTCGACCTTCCGAAAGATGTCGTTTTGGCAAAGACCGAATTTAAGTATCCTGATAAAGTGTATATCCGAAGTTATTCCCCCGTTTATAAAGGAAACAAGTGGCAGATTAAGCAGGCGGCCCAGGAGATTTTAAAGGCGAAAAAACCGGTCATTTATGCCGGCGGAGGGGTCCTCTCCTCGGATGCGCATCAAGAGCTTCGCGAGCTGGCGGAGATCACAAAAATCCCGGTAACCCTCACATTGATGGGCCTTGGCGCTTTTCCAGGAACGCATCCTCAGTTTCTCGGCATGCTCGGAATGCATGGGACCTATTGGGCGAATATGTCGATCCACAATTCCGATCTCATCATTGCAGTCGGCTCCCGCTTCGATGATCGCGTCACCGGCCGGGTCGCCGACTTCGCCCCGAACGCACGAATCATCCACATCGACATCGATCCCACTTCGATCCACAAGAACCTAGCCGTTCATGTGCCCATCGTCGGTGATGCCAAACTGGTCCTCCGGGAACTCAATCAGCTTTTGCGGACCTCCGGCAATGGGAATTTGGGACAACATCAGCCGTGGATGGAGCAGATCGAAGCGTGGAAGAAGGAACATCCTCTCGCTTATGAACAGGGAAACAAAATCATCAAGCCTCAATACGTGATCGACAAGATTTATGAGGCCACGCAGGGAAATGCCATCATCACCACCGATGTCGGCCAACATCAGATGTGGTCGGCCCAATTCTATAAATTCAATCGGCCCCGCACCTTCATCAATTCGGGAGGTCTCGGCACGATGGGATACGGACTCCCCGCAGCGATCGGCGCCCAATGCGCCTATCCGGATGAACAGGTCGTCTGTATTGCCGGCGACGGCGGCATCGTTATGAATATTCAAGAGCTTGCGACCGCGGTCCAGTACAAGCTGCCGGTGAAAGTCGCCATCATCAACAATAAATATTTGGGAATGGTCCGTCAATGGCAACAGCTTTTCTATGATGGGCGATATTCCTCAAGCTTCATGGGGGACTCTCCCGATTTCGTTAAGTTGGCCGAAGCTTTCGGCGCCGTCGGGCTTCGCGCCACGGAGGTGAGCGAGGTGGACGATGTTCTGAAAGAAGGACTCGCCGCCAGCGGACCGGTCGTGATCGATTTTCAGGTGGATCAAGAAGAAAACTGCTATCCCATGATTCCGGCCGGCGCCGCCATCAACGAGATGGTCTTCTCCGACCCTGACAAGGGATCGAAAAAGGCGAAGGGTCAAAAGCAGGAAGAAAAAGCGGACGGCGTGCTCACCGCGTAA
- a CDS encoding WD40/YVTN/BNR-like repeat-containing protein, translating into MSIRLILWCSLFFALGCSRGETVLSVTLNTRNPDTVYVGTTGGGFYKSTDRGVTFQRMSNGLTSYNITSIAVNPSLTTILYAGSFGDAVYRSIDSGRNWMIINTGLDDNVGTQAVNAVVSNPFISDILYVGTNHGVYKSMDGGGEWKSANMGVANRFVIALVMDPRDHSILMAGTNEGIFKTENAAKTWRLVHPETKKWAVNAIVFDKSDPNIVYAGTNQGIFKTTDQGNTWQPQNNGLANRFIVTLLIHPEKTQVLYAGNQDGIYKTVNGTESWAPLAGSPRSITSLSIHPQSPEVLFAGTTQGLYRSTDAGARWEKMKLR; encoded by the coding sequence TTGTCAATCCGTTTGATTCTTTGGTGCTCCCTTTTTTTTGCCTTGGGATGCAGTCGGGGTGAGACGGTCCTCTCCGTCACACTGAATACCCGCAATCCGGACACGGTCTATGTCGGCACAACGGGGGGCGGATTCTACAAGAGCACCGATCGAGGAGTGACCTTTCAAAGAATGAGCAATGGGTTGACCTCCTACAATATCACCTCCATTGCGGTGAATCCCTCCTTGACCACGATTCTTTACGCCGGCTCGTTTGGAGACGCCGTCTATCGAAGCATCGACAGCGGCCGGAATTGGATGATCATCAATACCGGTCTGGATGATAATGTCGGAACACAGGCGGTAAATGCCGTTGTTTCCAATCCCTTTATCTCCGACATTCTTTATGTCGGAACGAACCATGGGGTTTACAAAAGTATGGACGGCGGGGGAGAGTGGAAGTCGGCAAATATGGGCGTCGCCAATCGGTTCGTGATCGCCCTGGTGATGGATCCTCGGGATCACAGCATCTTGATGGCGGGGACAAACGAAGGGATCTTTAAGACGGAAAATGCCGCCAAGACGTGGCGATTGGTCCATCCGGAGACGAAAAAATGGGCGGTGAATGCGATCGTTTTCGACAAGTCCGATCCGAACATCGTCTACGCCGGGACAAATCAGGGGATCTTTAAGACGACCGACCAGGGGAACACATGGCAGCCGCAAAACAACGGTCTCGCGAACAGGTTTATCGTCACCCTCCTCATCCATCCGGAAAAGACACAGGTCCTCTACGCCGGCAATCAAGACGGTATTTATAAAACAGTGAACGGCACCGAATCGTGGGCGCCCCTCGCCGGCTCACCCCGCTCCATCACCTCATTGTCGATTCATCCCCAATCGCCCGAGGTCCTCTTCGCGGGGACCACACAGGGTCTTTATCGAAGCACCGATGCCGGCGCCCGCTGGGAGAAAATGAAGTTGCGTTGA
- a CDS encoding WD40/YVTN/BNR-like repeat-containing protein, whose amino-acid sequence MKYFSSKKIWQWTLLAFLFAGCRPPSPVPDAPGSPTGWEIQNSGIQASLGGIYFLDAQNGWLTGNKGIILHTTDGGQHWSVQETGTQTLLVSIFFVTPKRGWAVGEKGLILFTEDGGQKWELQKWALQDGSQLKKNLLHVFFISPDQGWVTGEKGLLLSTTDGGQHWVSTEVKPAVSFNSVFFVNQKQGWITGDAGNIFYTEDGGVNWTRQESGTQKDLHRIFFSRPEIGWAVGGAGTILHTKDGGKSWSPQTSGVPSFLLGLFFINDQVGWAVGASGTILNTKDGGATWQQQVSGTINFLTNVFFVDPQVGWVIGIKGTIFHTKRGGEPPPIEVKEVKTEEEKK is encoded by the coding sequence TTGAAATATTTTTCAAGCAAAAAGATTTGGCAGTGGACCCTCCTCGCATTTCTCTTCGCCGGCTGCCGCCCCCCCTCCCCTGTTCCCGATGCGCCCGGCTCCCCGACCGGGTGGGAAATCCAAAACAGCGGCATCCAAGCCTCATTGGGCGGCATCTACTTCTTGGACGCTCAAAACGGCTGGCTGACCGGAAACAAGGGGATCATTCTTCACACGACGGACGGCGGCCAGCATTGGTCGGTGCAGGAAACCGGCACACAGACGCTGCTGGTTTCGATCTTCTTCGTCACCCCGAAGCGGGGATGGGCGGTCGGAGAAAAAGGGCTGATTCTCTTCACCGAGGACGGCGGACAGAAATGGGAGCTACAAAAATGGGCGCTTCAGGACGGCAGTCAACTGAAGAAGAATCTGTTGCATGTCTTCTTCATCAGCCCGGACCAAGGATGGGTGACCGGCGAGAAGGGACTCCTCCTCTCCACCACCGACGGCGGGCAACATTGGGTATCGACCGAGGTCAAGCCGGCGGTCTCTTTTAATTCCGTTTTTTTCGTTAATCAGAAGCAAGGGTGGATTACAGGGGACGCCGGGAATATCTTTTATACGGAAGACGGCGGCGTCAATTGGACTCGGCAGGAGTCGGGAACGCAGAAGGATCTTCACCGCATCTTCTTTTCACGGCCCGAGATCGGCTGGGCGGTGGGAGGCGCCGGGACCATTCTCCACACCAAAGACGGCGGAAAAAGTTGGTCTCCCCAAACCAGCGGGGTGCCGAGCTTTCTGCTCGGCCTCTTCTTTATCAATGATCAGGTCGGCTGGGCCGTCGGCGCTTCGGGGACGATCTTGAATACAAAGGATGGAGGGGCCACCTGGCAGCAGCAGGTTTCCGGAACGATTAATTTCTTGACCAACGTCTTCTTCGTCGACCCTCAGGTCGGCTGGGTCATCGGGATCAAAGGGACCATCTTCCATACGAAGCGGGGGGGCGAGCCCCCGCCGATCGAGGTCAAGGAAGTGAAAACAGAAGAAGAAAAGAAATGA